One window from the genome of Cricetulus griseus strain 17A/GY chromosome 2, alternate assembly CriGri-PICRH-1.0, whole genome shotgun sequence encodes:
- the Puf60 gene encoding poly(U)-binding-splicing factor PUF60 isoform X8, translating to MATATIALVNGQQGGGSEPAAAAAAAAAAVVAAGDKWKPPQGADSIKMENGQSTGTKLGLPPLTPEQQEALQKAKKYAMEQSIKSVLVKQTIAHQQQQLTNLQMAAQRQRALAIMCRVYVGSIYYELGEDTIRQAFAPFGPIKSIDMSWDSVTMKHKGFAFVEYEVPEAAQLALEQMNSVMLGGRNIKVGRPSNIGQAQPIIDQLAEEARAFNRIYVASVHQDLSDDDIKSVFEAFGKIKSCTLARDPTTGKHKGYGFIEYEKAQSSQDAVSSMNLFDLGGQYLRVGKAVTPPMPLLTPATPGGLPPAAAVAAAAATAKITAQEAVAGAAVLGTLATPGLVSPALTLAQPLGALPQAVMAAQAPGVITGVTPARPPIPVTIPSVGVVNPILASPPTLGLLEPKKEKEEEELFTESERPEMLSEQEHMSISGSSARHMVMQKLLRKQESTVMVLRNMVDPKDIDDDLEGEVTEECGKFGAVNRVIIYQEKQGEEEDAEIIVKIFVEFSMASETHKAIQALNGRWFAGRKVVAEVYDQERFDNSDLSA from the exons ATGGCGACGGCTACTATAGCTCTC GTCAATGGCCAACAAGGAGGGGGGTCCGAGCCAGCGGCAGCGGCCGCAGCAGCTGCGGCggcagtggtggcagcaggaGACAAATGGAAACCTCCACAG GGTGCAGATTCTATCAAGATGGAAAATGGGCAAAGCACAGGCACCAAGCTGGGGCTGCCTCCCCTGACGCCTGAGCAGCAGGAGGCCCTCCAGAAG GCCAAGAAATATGCAATGGAGCAGAGCATCAAGAGTGTGCTGGTGAAACAGACCATCGcgcaccagcagcagcagctcaccAACCTGCAG ATGGCAGCTCAGCGGCAGCGGGCACTGGCTATCATGTGCCGGGTCTATGTGGGTTCCATCTACTACGAGCTGGGGGAAGACACCATTCGCCAGGCCTTTGCTCCCTTTGGCCCCATCAAGAGCATTGATATGTCCTGGGATTCTGTTACCATGAAGCACAAG GGCTTTGCCTTCGTGGAGTATGAGGTCCCAGAAGCTGCACAGCTGGCTTTGGAGCAGATGAACTCAGTGATGCTTGGGGGCAGGAACATCAAG GTGGGCAGACCCAGCAACATAGGACAGGCCCAACCCATTATAGACCAGCTGGCTGAGGAGGCTAGGGCTTTCAACCGCATCTACGTGGCCTCTGTACATCAGgacctctctgatgatgacatCAAGAGTGTGTTTGAAGCCTTTGGCAAGATCAAGTCTTGTACACTGGCCCGGGACCCCACAACTGGCAAGCACAAGGGCTATGGTTTTATTG AATATGAAAAGGCCCAGTCGTCCCAGGATGCTGTGTCTTCCATGAACCTCTTTGATCTGGGTGGCCAGTACTTGAGGGTGGGCAAGGCCGTCACACCCCCCATGCCCCTGCTAACACCTGCCACGCCTGGAGGTCTCCCgcctgctgctgctgtggccGCAGCTGCAGCCACAGCCAAGATTACAGCTCAG GAAGCAGTGGCTGGAGCAGCAGTGCTGGGTACTTTAGCTACACCAGGACTAGTGTCCCCAGCTCTGACACTGGCCCAGCCCTTAGGGGCTCTACCCCAGGCTGTCATGGCTGCCCAGGCCCCTGGAGTCATCACAG GTGTGACCCCAGCCCGCCCTCCCATTCCAGTCACCATTCCCTCTGTGGGAGTGGTGAATCCCATCCTAGCCAGCCCGCCAACGCTGGGTCTGTTAGAGcccaagaaagagaaggaagaggaggagctgtTTACTGAGTCAGAGCGACCAGAGATGTTAAGTGAACAGGAGCACATGAGCATCTCTGGCAGCAGTGCTCGCCACATGGTCATGCAGAAGCTACTCAGAAAACAGGAG TCCACAGTGATGGTTCTACGAAACATGGTGGACCCCAAGGACATCGACGATGACTTGGAGGGAGAGGTGACAGAAGAGTGTGGCAAATTTGGTGCTGTGAACCGGGTCATTATCTACCAAGAAAAGCAGGGCGAGGAGGAGGATGCAGAGATCATCGTCAAGATTTTTGTGGAATTTTCAATGGCCTCAGAGACTCACAAGGCCATCCAGGCCCTCAATGGGCGCTGGTTTGCTGGCCGTAAAGTGGTGGCTGAAGTGTATGACCAGGAGCGTTTTGATAACAGTGATCTCTCTGCGTGA